The Candidatus Nanosynbacter featherlites region TAAAGAGGATAATACTGACACCAAAGTCTGGAATTAAGCCGTAAATGGCCATTAAAATATTAAAAATTGGCTGTACAATCAGAACATCAAAAAAACTCATGCCTCACATTATATCAAAAAATGTGTCATTTATACAGATTAGCCTGAGAGAATAGTCGTTTAACTTCGTTTTGAATACTCTTATATTCCATGTGTAAAAAATCAGCCGTAACAATGATCAGCGCTATATCATGATTATCTTTAAGCATTGGCAACTCAGCTCGAATCACCTCGTACACCCGTCGACGTACCCTATTACGGCGAACGGCTGATTTGAGGACTTTTTTACTGATCACCACAGCAAATCGACTGTGTTTCCGGCGCGGATTGGCAATGTATTTTACCGTCATCAAACGAGACCGTACAGCATC contains the following coding sequences:
- the rnpA gene encoding ribonuclease P protein component, which produces MLTHRHRFHGHGSLRYLYQNGDAVRSRLMTVKYIANPRRKHSRFAVVISKKVLKSAVRRNRVRRRVYEVIRAELPMLKDNHDIALIIVTADFLHMEYKSIQNEVKRLFSQANLYK